The window ATCTCGTGGATTGTTTCTTACAACGCCGAGACGAGTAGTATTGGACGAAGCTGATGGAGCCGGCCCAACTCGCAAATTACCAGCGTCATCAAGATGTAATTGCGGAAGGTCACCAGCCCGACCCGGATTACGAGCAACCGTTGTTTGCCCACCAGAGGTTCGGTAGTGATAACCCTCCGGTAAGTCGGGCAGACTTCTGTTTGGGGCAACAACATCAACACGGTTGAATAGTCCCACTGTAGCAATGGAAAGGGCATCGTTAAAGGCCGTCCATCCTGGATTTGTTAAGTATCTGGAGAAGGTATCTGGATCTGCACCGGTGCTGTCGAGAGCCGTATCTACCAATAGGTTGTCTACGATTCGGTAGCCAACAAGAGCTTCAGCAAAAAGCCCAACAAGCCACGGCCATCAGGCGTGCCGCCCCATGAAAAGAACACAGCAAGCCGTGGAGGCCTGCTCAACCAGCCAAGCTGCAACCCTTCAAACCGGCCCAACCTGCGAAGATCGTGATGCAGAAACCGAAGGCATCAGACTACGGTGTAAATCGATTCTGAATTTGCAAGACACTCACATCACGATAGAGCTTTGCCCGACCATATAAACCGGCATAGTAGTGCGATTCAGGGATCCTGAGATTCTGTGGAGACATGATCGTTTCACCATCCAACACACGGCAAGCGCACACTAAATCCTTTTCAACCCAACCACTTGCGCCAGGTAGTCCACGTTCCAGCCGGCCATTCGACGGCGCATGGCGATGCTTTCCTTGCTCGGTTGCTGTTTGATGAGGGTGATGGCGAAGCGTTTTAGCCACGCCAAATTGTCCGTCGCCAGGCGATTTCGCACGCAGCTGTCGTCTTCGCGGAAGGTCATGTCGAGGCACCAGTGCAAGGTGTTTTCCATGCCCCAATGCCCGCGAACGGCTGCGGCGAATTGCTTCACGTTTGGTTTTAGTGAGCTTATATAATATCGTACATCGCTCGTATGGTGACCGTTTTTTTCGCTCATCCGAATCGCCACGCCGATCGTTTGCAGGCCCTTCCACTTCGTCTTGCCTGGCAGGTCTTTGGGCAGGCTCAGCTGATAATAGACGAGCGTTTCGGTACGCCCGTGTCCCTTTAAATTCTCCTCGAACTTGCGCGCCGTGACGTCGGCGAAATCGTTTTCCATGTGCTGCACGATATAGTCGCGAACATACGCGTGCAGCGTGCCTTGGTTCCCTTTCAGGGCCAGCACGTAGTCTCCGCCGCCGTCCATAATCGACGCGGCAACCTCCTTCTGGCAGCCTGCCGCGTCGATCGTGACGATCGACTTTTGTACGTTGATTT of the Bremerella cremea genome contains:
- a CDS encoding ISAs1 family transposase yields the protein MKMELGSDDVVSILDYFADLEDPRSSINRKHLLGDLIVICIMAVIAGADGPRSIGIWAASNVGWLKRYLAWPGGVPSHDTIGRLLATLKPNYFQQCFQKWIESLREDASAEEDRPEIIAIDGKTVRRSHDSKKGLGAMHLVSAWAVRGGISLGQLATEEKSNEITAIPEPLEQINVQKSIVTIDAAGCQKEVAASIMDGGGDYVLALKGNQGTLHAYVRDYIVQHMENDFADVTARKFEENLKGHGRTETLVYYQLSLPKDLPGKTKWKGLQTIGVAIRMSEKNGHHTSDVRYYISSLKPNVKQFAAAVRGHWGMENTLHWCLDMTFREDDSCVRNRLATDNLAWLKRFAITLIKQQPSKESIAMRRRMAGWNVDYLAQVVGLKRI